The genomic segment CCGAGATCGAGGGCGACCTCGTCCGGATCGTCACTTCGAGCCGCTCGAGCGTCGCGCCGTCGATCCGGATGGTCCTGGACGCCATCCGCTGCGCCGGCCAGCTGGCCGGTGCCGACGTGGAGTCGAGGGACGGTTATCCCGGATGGAAGCCGAATCTCGCCTCACCCGCGCTCGGCGTCGTCCGCGACGTCTACCGCCGGCGCTGGGGGCGCGAGCCCGAGGTCAAGGCGATCCACGCCGGACTCGAGTGCGGTCTTCTGGGGGAGAAGGTCCCCGGTCTCGACATGGTCTCCTTCGGGCCGCAGATCGAAGGGGCGCACTCCCCCGACGAACGCGTGCACGTGGCGTCGGTCGACCGGTTCTGGGGCGCGCTCAAGGAAGTGCTCGACCGGATGTCGGCCTAGGCCCCCGGCCGCTCGATCCCGAACCCCTCGAGCTCCGAGGGCCAGTTGACGTTCGCGAGCGCGAGCGTGACGTCGATCCCCCAGCCCTCGAGCGCGGCGGCGGGGAGACGCTGCACCTCGAGATCCGCGAACAACGCCTGGACCTTCAGCGCGCCCGTCTCGAGGGCGTCCCGCACGAGCGGTTCCGCCGACCGTCGCCACAACGCGACGAGCGGGTGGTCCCGACCGGCGGCGTCCGTCGGCACGACGACCTGGGCCTCCGGCCGCGCCTCGGCCAGGAGCACCCGGAACAGGTCCGAGTCGGCCGCCGGGTAGTCGCACGCGAGGACCAGGAGGTCGGCCTTTCCGGTGGACGAGAAGGCTGCGGCGATCCCCGCGAGCGGACCCCGTCCCGCGGGAGGCTCGTCCTCGACGACGGCGAAGGAGGGCGCCGGATTCCGAACGCCCTTCGGGAGGCTGATCAGCACGTTCCCGCAGAGAGGGCGCAGCACCTTCGCCGCCCGCTCGGCGAGCGAACCGCCGTCGAGCCGGAGCTCGCCTTTCGGGCGTCCCATGCGCCGGCCCGCTCCGCCGGCGAGCACCACTCCGATCGTCTGAGCCACGCCGGCAATTTACACTCCCCCGATGGAACGCCTCATCCTGTTCGCCAAGGCCCCCCGTCTGGGCGCCGTGAAGACGCGGCTCGTCCCGCCGCTCACCGCCGAGCAGGCGCTCGACCTGCACCGCGCGTTCGTCGACGATCAGATCCGTTTCGTCGCCGCC from the Candidatus Polarisedimenticolaceae bacterium genome contains:
- a CDS encoding molybdenum cofactor guanylyltransferase; translation: MAQTIGVVLAGGAGRRMGRPKGELRLDGGSLAERAAKVLRPLCGNVLISLPKGVRNPAPSFAVVEDEPPAGRGPLAGIAAAFSSTGKADLLVLACDYPAADSDLFRVLLAEARPEAQVVVPTDAAGRDHPLVALWRRSAEPLVRDALETGALKVQALFADLEVQRLPAAALEGWGIDVTLALANVNWPSELEGFGIERPGA